Sequence from the Luteibacter aegosomaticola genome:
GTCCGTCGTCGTCGTGGGCATCGCCGGCGTCGTGGGCGTGCTGGTGGCCATGCTGGCCATGAGCGAGGGCTTTGCCGAGACACTGCGTGCTTCGGGCAATGACCACACGGCGATCGTGTTGCGCGGCGGCTCGCAGGCTGAACTCAACTCGGTGCTCGATCGCGATAGCGCGAACGTGGTGGTGCAGGCGCCCGGCGTGAAGAAGGGGCCGCAGGGCCGTCCCATTGCCTCGGGTGAACTCGTGGTGGTGGCGAACCTGCCGCGCAAGGGCGATCCGAACAGCGATTCCAACGTGCCCATCCGCGGTGTGAGCGACGATGTGTGGGCCCTGCGCGAGAACGTGAAGATCATCGAAGGCCGCGCGTTCAAGCCGGGCCTGCGTGAACTCATCGTCGGCAAGGGCGCGAAGGGGCAGTTCGAAGGCCTGGATGTCGGCAAATCGTTGCGCCTGGCGGGACAGACCTGGACGATCGTCGGTGTGTTCGATTCGCACGATGCGCTCGACTCCGAACTGTGGGGTGATACGCAGAGCGTCGCATCGGCCTATCGGCGCGGAAGCACCGTCCAGTCGGTCACGGTGCTGCTGGATTCGCCACAGGCTTTCGACACGTTCAAGGCTAGCCTGGCCGCCGATCCGCGCCTGAAGGTCGACGTGAGCACCACGCAGGCCTACTTCAGCAAGCAGTCGGAGGCGCTCACCAAGACGCTGCGCATCGTCGGCATCACGGTAGGCATCATCATGGCGATCGGTGCCGTGTTTGGCGCGTTGAACACCATGTTCGCGGCGATCCAGGCGCGGGCACGTGAGATCGCGACGCTTCGGGCGATCGGTTTCCGCGGCGTGCCCGTGGTCGTCTCGGTGATGCTGGAAACCATGTTGCTCGCGCTACTCGGCGGGGTGATCGGCGCGGGCGTCGTGTGGCTCATCTTCCACAACTACACCGCGTCGACGCTCGGGGCCAATTTCAGCCAGGTGGTGTTCCAGTTCCAGGTGGGGCCCGCCTTGCTCTGGACCGGGCTGAAGTGGGCGCTCGCGATCGGTTTCATCGGCGGCCTGTTCCCCGCGCTGCGGGCAGCGCGGGTGCCGGTCACCACGGCGTTGCGCGAGCTCTGATGGCTGATCAGGGCGGTGCCGGAACGCCGGCATCGCCCGCGGGCGGTTCCTTGCAGCGATGCGCTTGCGTCAACCAGCTTCCGCCGCGGTCGACGCACGCGTCGTAGTCTGCGAAATCGGTCAGCGGCGCGTAGAACACCGCGTCGTCGTCGCGGAATGGCTGGCACGAAGCCAGCGCTGCGATGCCGAGGCAGAGCAGCGTGGCCAGGCGGGCGCCACAGCGGCGCCAGCATTGCGAACGAAGGGTATGCGTCAGGCCGTCCATGGGCTCTCCTGCGGGGTCAGCAGGAAAGCCTAGGTGCGGTCACTGGCTACGAACATAAGACGATTCTGAAAAAACGTCGCCAACCCCGTTATTGCGACACAGGTCACATCGCGGGGCTACGCCTTGCGCGTGCGCATCATCGTGATGATGCCCACGCCGACCAGGATGATCGCCATCCCGGCGAGATCGAACGGGCCGACATGTTCACCCGCCAGCGCCACACCAAACAGTACGGCGACGGGTGGGTTGACGTAGGCATAGCTCGTGGCGAGTGCCGGGCGCACGGTCTTCAGTACGTACAGGTAGGCGCTGAAGGCGATCAGTGAGCCGAACACCACGAGATAGAGCAGCGCGGCGGTGGAGGATGCCTGGGGGTGGGCCGGCAGGCGCTCGCCGTGAAGCAGCGCAAGGATGCCCAGGGAGACGCTGGCGCAAAGCATCTGTGCGGCGGTATTCATCGGGCCCTTCGGCATGTCCTGCCGCTTCGACCACACGGAGCCGAAGGCCCAGCATGATGCGGCCACGATGAGCGCGATCGCGCCCAGCGGCGAACCGGAAAGGCCCGCGCCGAGATTCAGCACGATAACGCCGATGAAACCCAGCACCAGGCC
This genomic interval carries:
- a CDS encoding ABC transporter permease — its product is MKTFKKFLGGVLLLVIVVAFLVAWTAIPWQGVVLLAVVLAVWMVATRRGRQTWQVTRVGLSTVSQRIGSSSVVVVGIAGVVGVLVAMLAMSEGFAETLRASGNDHTAIVLRGGSQAELNSVLDRDSANVVVQAPGVKKGPQGRPIASGELVVVANLPRKGDPNSDSNVPIRGVSDDVWALRENVKIIEGRAFKPGLRELIVGKGAKGQFEGLDVGKSLRLAGQTWTIVGVFDSHDALDSELWGDTQSVASAYRRGSTVQSVTVLLDSPQAFDTFKASLAADPRLKVDVSTTQAYFSKQSEALTKTLRIVGITVGIIMAIGAVFGALNTMFAAIQARAREIATLRAIGFRGVPVVVSVMLETMLLALLGGVIGAGVVWLIFHNYTASTLGANFSQVVFQFQVGPALLWTGLKWALAIGFIGGLFPALRAARVPVTTALREL
- the yedA gene encoding drug/metabolite exporter YedA, which produces MSDAACPATPATNGADTRWLVPLSLFALYVIWGSTYLGIRYALVSYPPFLLAALRFAIAGVLLFSWLRLRGAALPTARQWRNAAIVGTLLLAGGNGLVCYAEQSVSSGIAAVAVASMPLFAAVFGGMYGEWPSRAESAGLVLGFIGVIVLNLGAGLSGSPLGAIALIVAASCWAFGSVWSKRQDMPKGPMNTAAQMLCASVSLGILALLHGERLPAHPQASSTAALLYLVVFGSLIAFSAYLYVLKTVRPALATSYAYVNPPVAVLFGVALAGEHVGPFDLAGMAIILVGVGIITMMRTRKA